TCGTGCCCGAGGTCAGGATCACATGTTTGCCCTGATTCGCCACCGTCGGCAACTCGCGCCGAATGGGCAAGCTGGCGAGTAATGCCACTCCCGACTTTTCGTCCGTGCTGATGGTCGGAATTGACTTCGGGACCACCGAGGCGAACTCCTGATCCCGGAAGACCAACGACAGTCCCTGCTCGGCGATGACGCTGGCGATGGCTTCAGGCGCAGCCGAGGTGTTCAAATACACCAGGTCCGCGCCCGTGCGGGACACCGCCACCAGTGTCTCGAGGAACCCCCGCGAGTTGCGCGCAAGGAGGCCCACCCGGGAACCCGGGCCAATCCCACGGTCGAGCAGTGAGACCGCGACGGCGCTGCAGCGGTGATCCATCTCGATGAAGGAGACAACTGCCCGATCTGGGTCGTCGACGTCGATTACGGCTGCCTCGGACGGGTGACGCGCGGCCCCCAACGCGAACCCCACGCCGGGGCTTGTACCCCACCGCACCACCCCTGCGGTGAGTTGCAGAGTCGCGCGTGGACTGGTCGGTCTGATCAGGCCGGATCTCGACACACCCCGCGTGGCTGCGCCCAGGACTCGGGCGGTGTCGGTAACTCGGTAGAGGCGCAGGTCGCGAAACACAGGGCTATCGTGACTGGTCGCGCATCCAACCCAAGCACCGGCTCCGTGATTTGCACCCTCCAAGCGGCACCGTAGTTACGCATATGCGTATATTTGGTCGGGTGGTCATGAGTGTCGGTGTCGTCGGGGCGTCTGGATACGCCGGTGGGGAGTTGTTGCGACTGCTCGCCGGGCATCCGGAGTTCGAGCTGAGAGTCGCTGCCGCGAACACCGCCGCGGGAGTGCAGATCACGTCGGTGCACCCAGGTTTGGGGTCACTGTCGGGAGAAGTATTCAGCCACACGGATCCTGATGAGTTGGGCGAACTCGACCTCGTCTTTGTTGCGCTTCCGCATGGCGAGTCGTCCGCACTGACTGCGGCGCTGCCAGCGGATCAGTACGTGGTCGATCTTGGTGCAGACCACCGCTTGCACGATCCCGCCGCATGGGATCGTTACTACGGTCCGGCGACCCGCAGCGAACCATGGACCTACGGGTTACCCGAACTGCCCGGACGGCGCGAGGAACTGGCGCGATCGCGCAGAGTCGCCGTCGCGGGCTGCTACGCGACAGCGATCCAACTTTCGCTTGCCCCCGCGCTGCGTTCGCAGTTGGTGGAGCCCGCCGACATCGTCGTGACGGCTGCCAGCGGAACCTCCGGGGCTGGCCGCAAGGCGACTGTTGCGTTGTCCGCGACCGAGGTGATGGGCACACTGTCGGCCTACAAGGTGGGC
The Candidatus Nanopelagicales bacterium DNA segment above includes these coding regions:
- a CDS encoding N-acetyl-gamma-glutamyl-phosphate reductase, producing MVMSVGVVGASGYAGGELLRLLAGHPEFELRVAAANTAAGVQITSVHPGLGSLSGEVFSHTDPDELGELDLVFVALPHGESSALTAALPADQYVVDLGADHRLHDPAAWDRYYGPATRSEPWTYGLPELPGRREELARSRRVAVAGCYATAIQLSLAPALRSQLVEPADIVVTAASGTSGAGRKATVALSATEVMGTLSAYKVGGSHQHTAEVEQELTVLSSDAVTLSFTPFLAPMPRGILATSTARLAQGANLEWLVAAYASAYKGEPFVRLLDAGTTPTTAAVLGSNTATLQVFADEHAGRAVIVAAIDNLTKGAAGQAIQCANIMVGLAEASGLNTDGMTP